A single window of Sulfurovum sp. UBA12169 DNA harbors:
- a CDS encoding DNA polymerase III subunit epsilon has translation MAKYILFDTETTGNQEQDRIIQIGGMIIHNKEQIETYDEFCSTNVPISIEAMEVHNITPDIIKDKITLTQTDFYKKLQQFNHIENYLIAHNINFDLAMLKKEGFENHYTLVDTFRCAKHLLPNMPYHRLQYLRYALNLYKTEQEEADKLHITIKAHDAIGDVLVMKLLLSKLVQTTKETHPGVDVMHKLSELTNTPVMMKTFKFGKYKEREIEEIAHEDMGYLRWMRNNLELDEDMQFTLDFYLK, from the coding sequence ATGGCGAAATATATACTTTTTGATACAGAGACAACAGGAAATCAAGAGCAGGATCGTATCATACAGATAGGGGGAATGATTATACACAACAAAGAACAGATTGAGACCTATGATGAATTCTGCTCTACGAATGTACCGATCAGCATAGAAGCAATGGAAGTACACAATATCACTCCTGACATCATTAAAGATAAAATCACCCTGACCCAAACGGATTTTTATAAAAAATTACAACAATTCAACCACATCGAAAACTATCTTATTGCACATAACATCAACTTTGATCTTGCCATGCTCAAAAAAGAGGGTTTCGAGAACCATTACACCCTTGTCGACACTTTTCGCTGTGCCAAACACCTTTTGCCGAATATGCCTTACCATCGTTTGCAATATTTGCGGTATGCGCTGAACCTTTACAAAACAGAGCAGGAAGAGGCAGACAAGCTGCATATCACCATAAAAGCGCATGATGCTATAGGTGATGTTTTGGTGATGAAATTGCTGCTCTCCAAGTTGGTGCAAACCACAAAAGAGACTCATCCCGGCGTCGATGTAATGCATAAACTCTCAGAATTGACCAACACCCCCGTAATGATGAAAACATTTAAATTTGGCAAATACAAAGAGAGAGAAATCGAAGAAATAGCCCACGAAGATATGGGATATCTAAG
- a CDS encoding phosphatidylserine decarboxylase → MDKHFTSVISNAFGKFASKAFPKPVQNFINKGYVSLMGLDMSEFMDSSQYPTLNALFTRSFVKERTIEGDETALISPADSLITDYGRIKEGKAYQIKGMSYDIDRLLGDDYQGKAALLEEGNFINFYLSPKDYHRYHMPLDLKIKSLTHIPGKIYPVNMPLLRNKMNLFIENERVVIECKDHKGKTHFLILVGALNVGKMVVTFEEKVKTNANIYYTSHYTFSDLSLKKGEMFGWFEMGSTIVLLSEKESIQTEVAINQKVFFGQKIGKVF, encoded by the coding sequence ATGGATAAACATTTTACATCGGTTATTTCAAATGCTTTTGGAAAGTTTGCTTCTAAAGCATTTCCAAAGCCTGTTCAAAACTTTATTAACAAAGGCTATGTTTCGTTGATGGGATTAGACATGAGTGAATTTATGGACTCAAGTCAGTATCCTACGCTCAATGCGCTTTTTACGCGATCTTTTGTAAAAGAGAGGACGATAGAGGGGGACGAGACAGCTTTGATCTCTCCGGCAGATTCTTTAATCACGGACTATGGCAGGATTAAGGAAGGCAAAGCTTATCAAATTAAAGGAATGAGTTATGATATTGACAGGCTTTTGGGAGATGACTATCAAGGAAAAGCTGCGTTGCTGGAAGAAGGAAATTTTATCAATTTTTATTTATCCCCCAAAGATTATCATCGATATCATATGCCGCTTGATCTAAAAATAAAAAGCCTAACACATATACCCGGTAAAATTTATCCTGTCAACATGCCTCTTTTGCGAAACAAAATGAATCTTTTCATTGAAAACGAAAGAGTCGTCATAGAATGCAAAGATCACAAAGGAAAAACGCATTTTTTGATTCTTGTAGGTGCGCTTAACGTAGGAAAAATGGTGGTAACTTTTGAAGAGAAGGTTAAAACCAATGCAAATATTTATTATACGTCCCACTATACTTTTTCGGATCTTTCTTTAAAAAAAGGTGAAATGTTTGGCTGGTTTGAGATGGGATCGACCATTGTGCTGCTGAGTGAAAAAGAGAGCATTCAAACAGAGGTTGCAATCAACCAGAAAGTCTTTTTTGGTCAAAAAATAGGTAAGGTGTTTTAA
- a CDS encoding haloacid dehalogenase — translation MKHKLIIFDMDGTLVDSSLSIANAINYVRKNLGFQPMEHGHIIRHINDPAINPSQFFYYAKVFDKQHEKWFSEYYTNNHQKELVLYEGIDTLLKKLKNRGHKLAIATNAYRNSTIESLTHLKIYDYFDAIACYDDVLQGKPHPDMLFKILREVRLDPRETLFIGDGPRDEMASQKAGIDYRMVSWGFTKHHNAIKSVHELEALLF, via the coding sequence ATGAAGCACAAATTGATCATTTTTGATATGGATGGCACATTGGTAGATAGTTCTCTTTCTATCGCCAATGCTATCAATTATGTAAGGAAAAATCTAGGTTTTCAACCTATGGAGCATGGGCATATCATAAGGCATATTAATGATCCTGCCATTAATCCTTCCCAGTTCTTTTATTATGCCAAAGTCTTTGACAAGCAGCATGAAAAATGGTTTTCTGAATATTATACGAACAACCATCAAAAAGAGCTGGTGCTTTATGAGGGGATAGATACACTTTTAAAAAAGCTGAAAAACAGGGGACACAAACTGGCTATCGCAACCAATGCTTACCGAAACTCAACCATAGAATCTTTGACACATTTAAAAATCTATGACTATTTTGATGCGATTGCCTGCTACGATGATGTCCTCCAGGGTAAACCGCACCCAGACATGCTCTTTAAAATTTTAAGAGAGGTGCGCTTGGATCCGCGCGAAACACTTTTTATCGGAGATGGTCCTCGGGACGAGATGGCAAGTCAAAAAGCAGGCATTGACTATAGAATGGTTTCCTGGGGTTTTACGAAACATCATAATGCTATAAAAAGCGTCCATGAATTGGAAGCTCTGTTGTTTTGA
- a CDS encoding tellurium resistance protein TehB, with amino-acid sequence MAHEDKLRWDKKYQNSSVRDTPISLVTQNIALAKGTKALDIACGMGRHSKLLASVGFEVDALDISSVAIASLQNIPHIHAKEVDFDTYALSQNSYDLIVCTYFLKRSLFPQIINALKEEGIFIYETFLYHPDNERAPSERAFLLEKGELESAFHGPCELLHICEYWDTDISGTKTMKASMVARKKCRDRC; translated from the coding sequence ATGGCGCATGAAGACAAGCTTCGCTGGGATAAAAAATATCAAAACAGTTCTGTTCGGGACACCCCTATCTCGCTGGTCACACAAAATATTGCACTTGCAAAAGGGACAAAAGCGCTTGATATAGCTTGCGGAATGGGCAGGCACAGTAAACTCTTGGCTTCCGTTGGTTTTGAAGTGGATGCACTGGATATCAGTTCCGTCGCCATTGCTTCTTTGCAAAATATTCCTCATATTCATGCCAAAGAGGTTGATTTTGATACTTACGCACTATCGCAAAACAGCTATGATTTGATTGTGTGCACCTATTTTCTTAAACGTTCACTTTTTCCTCAGATTATCAATGCCCTAAAAGAAGAAGGAATCTTTATCTATGAAACCTTCTTGTATCATCCCGACAACGAAAGAGCTCCTTCTGAGCGCGCATTTTTACTTGAAAAAGGGGAACTGGAAAGCGCTTTTCATGGACCATGTGAATTGCTGCATATTTGTGAATACTGGGATACCGATATAAGCGGAACCAAAACAATGAAGGCTTCCATGGTTGCAAGAAAAAAATGCCGGGATAGATGCTAA
- a CDS encoding manganese efflux pump MntP, producing MIEVLFLAVALSMDAFAVSVGIGVKNVSFTRLLAIKAGLFFGVFQGAMPLFGYLASIGVGSFIESVDHWIAFVLLGLIGGKMIYESFGEKVEEEFAAFTNKVLLLLAVATSIDALAAGFTLGLLELNPFVSMACIAIVTFIFSYAGVFLGTKGGSFLEEKAEIFGGVMLIGIGVKILLAHTLFS from the coding sequence ATGATAGAGGTTCTATTTTTAGCAGTTGCACTTAGTATGGATGCTTTTGCGGTATCGGTGGGTATCGGTGTGAAAAATGTCAGTTTCACTAGACTTCTGGCGATAAAAGCAGGACTTTTTTTCGGTGTTTTTCAGGGGGCAATGCCGCTTTTTGGATATTTGGCAAGTATCGGAGTCGGAAGTTTTATTGAGTCTGTGGACCATTGGATCGCTTTTGTGCTTTTGGGTCTTATCGGGGGCAAGATGATTTATGAGAGCTTCGGAGAAAAAGTAGAAGAGGAATTTGCAGCCTTTACAAACAAGGTCTTATTGCTTCTTGCGGTCGCTACAAGTATAGATGCTTTGGCTGCAGGATTTACGCTGGGATTGCTTGAATTAAATCCTTTTGTATCAATGGCATGTATCGCTATTGTTACTTTTATTTTTAGTTATGCGGGAGTTTTTTTGGGAACGAAAGGCGGAAGCTTCTTAGAGGAAAAAGCAGAGATTTTTGGGGGTGTTATGCTTATAGGTATCGGAGTGAAGATACTTTTGGCGCATACATTGTTTTCATAA
- a CDS encoding cold-shock protein, whose product MANQMNGTVKWFNSEKGFGFIQPDDGSKDVFVHFRQINSNGYGRVDLSENQKVSFVIGQGEKGPQAENVTIL is encoded by the coding sequence ATGGCAAATCAAATGAATGGAACCGTTAAATGGTTCAACAGTGAAAAAGGTTTTGGATTTATCCAACCAGATGATGGAAGCAAAGATGTATTTGTACATTTTCGTCAAATCAACAGTAATGGCTACGGTCGTGTAGACCTAAGTGAGAATCAAAAAGTTTCTTTCGTAATCGGACAAGGCGAAAAAGGTCCACAGGCTGAAAACGTTACTATTCTCTAA